The Lycium ferocissimum isolate CSIRO_LF1 chromosome 8, AGI_CSIRO_Lferr_CH_V1, whole genome shotgun sequence DNA segment GCATTTTAATCCTCTGCCTTTTCTTCCCAGTCTCTATCTGTTCTTCGTCCTTTCTTCAGTTCTCACAACCTTTTGCTCTAATTTCATATGCCTATATATTCACATAGTACGTTTAATTTGACTCAAATAGGAGCTGCTCTTAAATCCTCCAGAAACGGCCAGAGAAACACAAAACTGATTGTTCTGGAACCTCATTGCATATGGCTAAGATAACTAATGGGTCTGTTCGAGGCTATGACCCAAATAACACATTACGATTGGGTAAGGGTGGATTGAACATTAGGTTTTGTTTGTTGAAGTGGTTTTGTGAGAGCAGATGACAACAGATATGTTAAAACTTAACCAGCTGTTTAGGTTATGTGCAAAAGTGCACCACTTTTGCAAACATTGTGTATTATTAGTGCTCCACTTGAAACTATATGGATGATTGCAAACCTAAACTCAAAGATAGTGGATGATTTTGggccttttctcatttttttactTAACTAGTCTAGTGTTTgaattatttcttttaattaaacTGCAGGGAAGAGCGTTGTGGAGATGGATATTGTTGCTTCTTCAAAAGTAAGGCTTACAATTGAGTTTAATTGTTGTTGGTCGGACTTGTCTTCTTTCAATAACACTTCTGCTCTAATATTCTTCTGCTTATATTTATTTGTCCTATCCATCTAGGGAATTCCAATTCATTGTCAACGGGACATAATGATGGAGATCCTCAGCCGGTTGCCCGTGCCTTCTCTTTTCCGATTCAAATGTGTTTCAAAATCTTGGGATAATATAACCTCCGACCCTTACTTTAAGATGAAGCATCAAAGTTGTCATGCGTTACATAATTCcattaaatttctttttgtccATCACGACTTCAATAAGACACATAGTTTAAacttttattcttcttcttctttatcatcCTTTGAGGATGTACAAAAAGTTGATATCCCTTCAAACATTGCACCATTTCGTTGCACAATGTTTGCTTCTTGTGATGGGTTGGTTCTTATTGGATTTGCAAATAAATTTCTTGATCAGCTTATGCTGTGGAACCCCTCCACAAGAGAATCAATACAACTTCCCCTTCCAGAATTTAGAATTTTGGATTCTACTTTCGGATTGGCATACGATGAAGCTTGTGATGACTATAAGATACTTAAAGTTCACCGGTTCAAAGAGCGAAACCCTGAGAAACCAGCCAGTGAAATTCTCGCGCTAAAAAGTGGTTCTTGGAAAAAAGTCTGTGCCCGTTCAAGAATCTTTTGGCCTTGGACAGATAGGTTACGTCGTATGGATCCTTTGGTATTTGTTCATGGGGCAGTTCATTGGGTTGTTAGAGGGTCAGGTCCTTTTGTGGTTTCATTAAGTATTTCAACTGAGGTATATGGAAAGATACCGTTGCTACAGAAAATGTGCGATCATATTTCCCACTCTTCCAGGGAATATGGCGTTACAGTATTGGAAGGAATGCTTTGCTTTTCTTCCACTTGTAAATTTCATGAGGAGGCTACTTTTAAGTTGTGGGCAATGAAAGAATATGGTGTCAAGGAATCTTGGACTGAATTGTTTAACATAAATGTTCCTGGTCTTTATGTAGCCAAACCTAGATATAGGTTTGCAGATGGTGATGTACTACTTCGCTGCCGCATAAATGGATGTGAGACATTAAGGACATCCAAAGGACCATTTAGATTATGGTCTAAGTCACTCTCAACACCAGGTGACAGGGTTGAAGTAATTAGTTTCAAGGAGAGCTTGATCTCTCCTAAATTACTTACTACTATATAATATTTGGCTATGTATGATTGACacctttttttccccccttctGTCGATCATGTAACAGACGATTGGTCTTATAAAGTTTATTTATCTATTGCTTGCCAATGTTTGGTTCCGAAATGTATTCATCACCAAAGCTGTCAAAGTTACTTGTTTCATATTTTCGAAGAAGCCCATTTCTTTGTTGGGAAAGAAGCCTCTTCTTATCTATTATTGCTTAGAGACAATCGTATATGGTAATTGCCAGTGGTGAGATTGACAGTAGTCCAAAGCCAATTCGAGAGTAATATGCAATATATGCAGTCTGCCGTGATGCAAACATCATTAAATTAAATCTGTGATCTACAGGTCATATGGGAATAATTTAAATCTGTGATCTACAAGTTATATGGGAATAATTTTACTGTTGCTCCAAGATTTCCTTCACAATTCAAAAGTCATATCCCAGACCAAAATCAAAATCCTTTGGATGTGGATGCTTAAACCCATAATCGTTCACCATGCACAAGATTTGAATGAACCAAACCTATTCAAAGCAAACGGTAAATCTATTTTTAGGAACTATAGCCAAAAGCACAATCCATAGAGAACTCAAAATTCGAACTTTGATACAGCAAAGAGAAAGACGAGGCggacttttgagaaaatattttgCTCGTAAAGTAAAGAGCAGTGCACAAAAATGATCACTGGAACAACAAGTGATGCTTTAATACCACATGAAGCTAGGAATGAAGAAAGAATTCTTTGTTTGAAACTGGTTAACTACGTAGATGAGAACCACTAGCCTCGAGCTACACATTAAATTACAATTTCGCAAGCTGATACTATAAATtcctctatctctctctctctctctctctatcgcATACCCACACACACTCAAGTTTCTTGGAATCATAGCTTTTAAAAATTTGACCCTTGCGAATGTTATGGTAACATGCACTAAACTGCAAGCAGTTAGATGTTATTAT contains these protein-coding regions:
- the LOC132066304 gene encoding F-box protein CPR1-like, yielding MKTVYISGTLPNPEIKRKFNLSRCRQMMKKKKKKKSLHTCKGKSVVEMDIVASSKGIPIHCQRDIMMEILSRLPVPSLFRFKCVSKSWDNITSDPYFKMKHQSCHALHNSIKFLFVHHDFNKTHSLNFYSSSSLSSFEDVQKVDIPSNIAPFRCTMFASCDGLVLIGFANKFLDQLMLWNPSTRESIQLPLPEFRILDSTFGLAYDEACDDYKILKVHRFKERNPEKPASEILALKSGSWKKVCARSRIFWPWTDRLRRMDPLVFVHGAVHWVVRGSGPFVVSLSISTEVYGKIPLLQKMCDHISHSSREYGVTVLEGMLCFSSTCKFHEEATFKLWAMKEYGVKESWTELFNINVPGLYVAKPRYRFADGDVLLRCRINGCETLRTSKGPFRLWSKSLSTPGDRVEGKSSKIMRSSDCTYVLRFKAMKLADVVAAAIVMVLQPDEHEGAHQKMGHHRPGPIIACAATCNKSTQAGLKL